Proteins co-encoded in one Halodesulfovibrio marinisediminis DSM 17456 genomic window:
- the rplL gene encoding 50S ribosomal protein L7/L12 — protein sequence MSVTKEQVVEFISNMTVLELSEFIKELEETFGVSAAAPVAAVAAAPAADGGAAAEEKTEFDVILKAAGGNKIAVIKAVRALTGLGLKEAKEAVDGAPKALKEAVSKEDAEAAKKALEEAGAEVEVK from the coding sequence ATGTCCGTGACCAAAGAACAGGTTGTAGAATTTATCTCTAACATGACCGTACTCGAACTTTCTGAATTCATCAAAGAACTCGAAGAAACCTTCGGCGTTTCCGCAGCAGCTCCAGTAGCAGCAGTAGCAGCAGCTCCAGCAGCAGATGGTGGCGCAGCAGCTGAAGAAAAAACTGAGTTTGATGTTATCCTCAAAGCTGCTGGCGGCAACAAAATTGCTGTTATTAAAGCAGTTCGCGCTCTCACCGGTCTTGGCCTCAAAGAAGCTAAAGAAGCTGTAGACGGCGCTCCTAAAGCTCTCAAAGAAGCTGTATCTAAAGAAGATGCTGAAGCTGCTAAGAAAGCTCTCGAAGAAGCAGGCGCAGAAGTAGAAGTTAAGTAA